The Tardiphaga alba genome includes a window with the following:
- a CDS encoding DUF4169 family protein, with translation MGDLINLNRFKKRTTREESARQADVNRARFGRTKSERISQEQRTARANTMLDQHKIDSESAS, from the coding sequence GTGGGTGACCTGATCAATCTGAATCGCTTCAAGAAGCGCACCACACGAGAAGAGTCGGCTCGACAGGCTGACGTAAACCGTGCCCGCTTTGGCCGCACCAAATCCGAACGCATTTCACAGGAGCAACGCACTGCCCGTGCGAACACCATGCTTGACCAGCACAAAATCGATAGCGAGAGCGCATCATGA
- the fumC gene encoding class II fumarate hydratase: protein MAKSSKTAASSTRTETDSFGPIEVAADRYWGAQTERSRQNFRIGQDRMPMPIVHALGIVKLAAAETNRELGLLPAKLAKAIVQAAREVIDGKFDDHFPLVVWQTGSGTQTNMNLNEVIANRANELLGGERGAKKPVHPNDHVNMSQSSNDSFPTAMHIAAAKGITQDLIPALSELLAALRKKEKAFAKIVKIGRTHTQDATPLTLGQEFSGYASQVESGIARLRSATKELHQLAQGGTAVGTGLNSKPGFAKLFAKNVEKITKLPFITAPNKFEALASNDAYVFTHGAINSIATGLFKIANDIRLLGSGPRSGLGELILPENEPGSSIMPGKVNPTQCEAMTMVCCQVFGNHTAITVAGSQGHFELNVYKPVMAHCMMHSIQLIADVARSFTEHCVDGIKADEKRIRELMERSLMLVTALAPRIGYDNAAKVAKEAHANGTTLKEEAIRLGLVDAAEFDKLVQPVKMIHPG from the coding sequence ATGGCCAAATCGTCGAAGACCGCTGCTTCATCCACGCGTACCGAAACCGACAGTTTCGGCCCGATCGAAGTTGCAGCTGATCGCTATTGGGGAGCTCAAACGGAACGGTCGCGGCAGAACTTCCGCATCGGTCAGGACCGCATGCCGATGCCGATCGTGCACGCACTGGGGATCGTGAAACTCGCTGCAGCAGAGACCAATCGCGAACTTGGATTGTTGCCGGCCAAGCTTGCGAAAGCCATCGTGCAGGCCGCACGCGAAGTCATCGATGGAAAGTTCGATGATCACTTCCCGCTTGTCGTCTGGCAGACCGGCTCCGGCACGCAGACCAATATGAACCTGAACGAGGTGATCGCCAATCGCGCCAATGAGCTGCTCGGTGGCGAACGCGGCGCCAAGAAGCCGGTGCATCCGAACGACCATGTGAACATGAGTCAGTCGTCCAACGATTCGTTTCCGACCGCGATGCATATCGCAGCGGCCAAGGGTATTACGCAGGACCTCATCCCCGCTCTGAGTGAACTACTTGCCGCATTGCGCAAGAAGGAAAAAGCGTTCGCCAAGATCGTCAAGATCGGACGGACTCATACGCAAGATGCGACGCCTCTCACGCTCGGCCAGGAATTCTCCGGCTACGCATCGCAAGTGGAGAGCGGCATCGCACGCCTGCGCAGTGCAACGAAGGAACTTCATCAACTCGCACAAGGTGGCACCGCAGTCGGCACGGGGCTCAATTCGAAGCCGGGATTTGCCAAGCTGTTTGCTAAGAATGTGGAGAAGATCACAAAGCTGCCGTTCATCACCGCGCCGAACAAGTTCGAAGCACTGGCGTCCAACGACGCTTATGTCTTCACACACGGCGCGATAAACTCTATCGCGACAGGCCTATTTAAGATTGCAAACGATATTCGACTGCTCGGATCCGGACCACGCTCGGGACTTGGCGAACTCATTCTGCCGGAAAACGAGCCTGGATCTTCGATCATGCCCGGCAAGGTCAATCCGACCCAATGCGAAGCGATGACGATGGTTTGCTGTCAGGTATTTGGGAACCACACTGCAATCACGGTTGCCGGAAGCCAGGGCCACTTCGAGCTTAACGTGTATAAGCCCGTGATGGCACATTGTATGATGCATTCCATACAATTAATCGCCGACGTTGCGCGATCCTTCACTGAGCATTGCGTCGATGGCATCAAAGCGGATGAGAAACGTATTCGCGAACTCATGGAACGATCGCTCATGCTCGTCACTGCTCTCGCGCCGAGGATCGGCTACGACAATGCAGCAAAGGTCGCAAAAGAAGCGCATGCCAACGGAACAACACTGAAGGAAGAAGCTATACGTTTGGGTCTGGTGGACGCGGCGGAGTTCGACAAACTCGTTCAACCGGTCAAAATGATACACCCAGGCTGA
- a CDS encoding SspB family protein: protein MPTDHIRYDVLARDALRGVLRKVLIDAAEHGLPGEHHFFITFISTADGVKLSPRLLAQYPEEMTVILQHQFWDLTVTEERFEVGLSFNGIPERLTVPFAAIKSFYDPSVQFGLSFETDAAAEAPAASPASTPAQSLAAPPTPPQPSAEDEAPKTGEGAEVVRLDRFRKK, encoded by the coding sequence ATGCCTACCGATCATATTCGATACGATGTGCTGGCGCGCGACGCCCTCCGCGGCGTGCTGCGCAAAGTCCTGATCGACGCCGCCGAGCATGGGCTGCCCGGCGAACATCATTTCTTTATCACCTTCATCTCCACGGCTGACGGCGTGAAGCTGTCGCCGCGCCTGCTGGCGCAGTATCCCGAAGAAATGACCGTGATCCTGCAGCACCAGTTCTGGGATCTCACCGTCACCGAGGAGCGCTTCGAAGTGGGCCTGTCGTTCAACGGGATTCCGGAACGCCTGACGGTGCCCTTCGCCGCGATTAAAAGCTTCTACGATCCGTCCGTGCAGTTTGGCCTCAGCTTCGAAACCGATGCCGCCGCCGAGGCTCCTGCTGCGAGCCCCGCCAGCACCCCGGCACAAAGCCTGGCAGCGCCTCCCACCCCTCCCCAGCCTTCGGCGGAAGACGAAGCCCCCAAAACCGGCGAAGGCGCGGAAGTCGTCCGTTTAGACCGCTTCCGAAAAAAATAA
- a CDS encoding chromate transporter, with the protein MDERLVPATRSPVGLGTLFLAFAKMSLAGFGGVLVWARRAIVEQHRWMTPDEFNETFALCHFLPGPNIVNLSVVFGARIRGIPGAIAAFAGLLGPPVLIVTLLAILYARYGDLESLRRTLGGVSSVAVGLLFAVIARMMLPLLKKREPLSLLVLLAVFVAVGLMRWPLPTVLLVSIPVSILLTVIIRRRAA; encoded by the coding sequence ATGGATGAGCGATTGGTGCCTGCAACCCGCTCGCCAGTGGGGCTAGGGACGCTGTTCCTGGCTTTCGCCAAGATGTCGCTGGCGGGGTTCGGCGGCGTTCTGGTCTGGGCGCGCCGGGCGATCGTTGAGCAACATCGCTGGATGACACCCGACGAGTTCAACGAGACCTTTGCGCTCTGCCATTTCCTGCCGGGGCCGAACATCGTCAATCTGTCGGTCGTGTTCGGGGCCCGCATTCGGGGGATTCCCGGCGCAATCGCCGCGTTTGCGGGGCTGCTCGGCCCGCCCGTGCTGATTGTCACGCTCCTTGCCATTCTTTATGCGCGCTACGGCGATTTGGAATCGCTGCGCCGCACACTAGGTGGTGTCTCAAGCGTGGCGGTCGGACTGCTGTTCGCGGTGATCGCGCGGATGATGCTGCCGTTGCTGAAAAAGCGCGAACCGCTGAGCTTGCTGGTGTTGCTGGCTGTGTTCGTCGCAGTCGGCCTGATGCGCTGGCCACTGCCGACCGTATTGTTGGTCTCCATTCCGGTCAGCATTCTGCTCACCGTCATCATCCGACGGAGGGCGGCTTGA
- a CDS encoding chromate transporter, whose protein sequence is MNQTGSSSLWTVAWTFGVMSLFAVGGANSAIPEIHRIAVDVNHWLTDKQFADIFAISQLSPGPNVLIVTLIGYQVAGILGALVATLAMCGPTAVVAYYVSRLLARSTHATWPGIVQAALVPLSIGLMSASGLIVMISADTSIAAYSVTAVAAVLAFATRLNPLWLLVAGGLLGFAGIL, encoded by the coding sequence TTGAACCAAACTGGTAGCAGCTCCCTTTGGACAGTGGCCTGGACATTCGGGGTGATGTCGCTGTTCGCCGTCGGCGGCGCCAATTCGGCGATCCCGGAGATTCACCGCATTGCGGTAGACGTCAATCACTGGCTCACGGACAAGCAATTCGCAGACATATTTGCGATATCTCAACTCTCCCCGGGCCCTAACGTTTTGATCGTGACCCTGATTGGATATCAGGTCGCTGGTATTCTCGGCGCACTGGTTGCGACCTTGGCCATGTGTGGGCCAACTGCGGTTGTCGCCTATTATGTAAGCCGTTTGCTGGCGCGATCGACGCATGCGACGTGGCCAGGAATTGTGCAGGCGGCACTTGTCCCATTATCCATTGGTCTAATGAGCGCGAGTGGCCTGATCGTGATGATATCAGCAGACACTTCTATAGCAGCGTATTCCGTCACCGCGGTTGCGGCCGTTCTGGCCTTTGCAACGCGGCTCAACCCGTTATGGTTGTTAGTTGCCGGCGGGTTACTTGGTTTCGCTGGCATTCTCTGA
- a CDS encoding tripartite tricarboxylate transporter TctB family protein, giving the protein MSDAPSHAPEKSILPSWVKGPQDFIGGLALVAIAAFALWASSDLQGMHGFSFGAGTAPRMFGILLLGLGAAVMCVGIFTEGPALQKFHWRGPFFVMLAILSFAFCIRPMGMIFSAMSSFLIAAMGSTETKWIETAIVGACLTTFCALLFPYALGLPLQMWPTFLMR; this is encoded by the coding sequence ATGAGTGATGCGCCGAGCCACGCGCCGGAGAAATCTATCTTGCCGAGTTGGGTCAAGGGCCCGCAGGATTTCATCGGCGGTCTTGCCCTGGTGGCAATTGCTGCATTTGCGTTGTGGGCATCGAGTGATCTGCAAGGCATGCATGGCTTCTCGTTCGGCGCAGGTACCGCGCCGCGGATGTTCGGCATTCTGCTGCTCGGCCTTGGCGCTGCAGTGATGTGTGTCGGTATCTTCACCGAAGGTCCTGCACTGCAGAAGTTTCATTGGCGCGGACCGTTCTTTGTCATGCTCGCCATCCTGTCTTTCGCTTTCTGCATTCGTCCGATGGGCATGATCTTCTCGGCGATGTCGAGCTTCCTGATCGCAGCGATGGGCTCGACCGAAACGAAGTGGATCGAAACCGCCATTGTCGGCGCATGTCTTACGACGTTCTGCGCCTTGCTGTTCCCGTACGCGCTGGGTCTGCCGCTGCAGATGTGGCCGACTTTCCTGATGCGCTAA
- a CDS encoding tripartite tricarboxylate transporter permease produces MGDLFSNLGLGFATVFQFVQWAPSWLGGVSIPLPMNILLCLVGALVGTLVGVLPGIGTIATVAMLLPITFGLPPVGALIMLAGIYYGAQYGGSTTSILVNIPGEAGSVVTALDGFQMAKQGRAGPALAIAAIGSFFAGCVATVLIAVLGAPLTKLALAFGPAEYFSLMVLGLIFAVVLAKGSVLKAIAMIVFGLLLSMVGSDIETGASRMSFNIPELADGLGFATVAMGLFGFAEIIRNLDAGSEEDRQLVQSKVTGLMPTKEDLIASTPPILRGTVLGSILGILPGGGAVIASFAAYTLEKKLSKNPKKFGRGAIEGVAAPESANNAAAQTSFIPLLTLGIPPNAVMALMVGAMTIHGIVPGPQVMQKQPDLVWGMIASMWVGNLMLLVINLPMVGIWVRLLRVPYRLMFPSIVVFCSIGIYSVNNAPMDVVLAGIFGLIGYWLIKHDFEPAPLLLGMVLGPLMEENLRRALLISRGDATVFFTRPLSATLMAISAFLLLLAVLPALRKKRDEVFVESES; encoded by the coding sequence ATGGGCGATCTTTTTTCCAATCTCGGTCTCGGATTCGCGACTGTCTTCCAATTCGTGCAGTGGGCACCATCGTGGCTAGGCGGGGTAAGCATTCCGCTGCCGATGAACATCCTGCTCTGTCTGGTCGGCGCACTGGTCGGCACGCTGGTCGGCGTGTTGCCGGGCATCGGCACCATCGCCACCGTGGCGATGCTGCTGCCGATCACCTTCGGCCTGCCGCCGGTCGGCGCACTGATCATGCTCGCCGGCATCTATTACGGCGCGCAGTATGGTGGCTCGACCACGTCGATCCTTGTCAACATTCCCGGTGAAGCCGGCTCGGTCGTCACCGCGCTCGACGGTTTCCAGATGGCCAAGCAGGGCCGCGCCGGTCCGGCACTCGCCATCGCCGCCATCGGTTCGTTCTTCGCGGGCTGCGTCGCCACCGTTCTGATCGCCGTGCTCGGTGCTCCGCTCACCAAGCTCGCGCTCGCTTTCGGTCCGGCAGAATACTTCTCGCTGATGGTGCTCGGCTTGATCTTCGCCGTCGTGCTCGCCAAGGGGTCGGTGCTGAAGGCGATCGCGATGATCGTGTTCGGCCTGTTGCTCTCCATGGTCGGTTCCGACATCGAGACCGGTGCGTCGCGCATGTCGTTCAACATTCCCGAACTCGCTGACGGCCTCGGCTTCGCCACCGTCGCGATGGGTCTGTTCGGCTTCGCCGAAATCATCCGCAACCTCGATGCCGGCAGCGAAGAAGATCGTCAGCTGGTGCAGTCGAAGGTCACCGGCCTGATGCCGACCAAGGAAGACCTTATTGCATCGACGCCGCCGATCCTGCGCGGCACGGTGCTGGGCTCGATCCTCGGCATTCTGCCAGGCGGCGGCGCGGTCATCGCGTCCTTCGCGGCCTACACCCTCGAAAAGAAGCTCTCGAAGAACCCGAAGAAGTTCGGCCGTGGTGCAATCGAAGGCGTTGCGGCGCCGGAGAGTGCCAACAACGCGGCTGCACAGACTTCGTTCATCCCGCTGCTCACCCTCGGCATTCCGCCGAATGCGGTGATGGCGCTGATGGTCGGCGCGATGACCATTCACGGTATCGTTCCGGGTCCGCAGGTGATGCAGAAGCAGCCCGATCTCGTCTGGGGCATGATCGCCTCCATGTGGGTCGGCAACCTGATGCTGCTCGTCATCAACCTGCCGATGGTCGGCATCTGGGTGCGTCTGCTCCGCGTGCCGTATCGCCTGATGTTCCCGTCGATCGTCGTGTTCTGCTCGATCGGCATCTATTCGGTGAACAACGCCCCGATGGACGTCGTGCTTGCGGGCATCTTCGGTCTGATCGGCTACTGGCTGATCAAGCACGACTTCGAACCGGCGCCGCTGCTGCTCGGCATGGTGCTTGGTCCGCTGATGGAAGAGAACCTGCGTCGTGCGCTCCTGATCTCGCGCGGCGATGCCACGGTGTTCTTCACCCGTCCGCTGTCGGCCACCTTGATGGCGATCTCGGCCTTCCTGCTGCTTCTCGCCGTGCTTCCTGCACTGCGAAAGAAACGCGACGAGGTCTTCGTCGAATCCGAGAGTTAG
- a CDS encoding tripartite tricarboxylate transporter substrate binding protein BugD, producing the protein MKSFNRMLAIGGLAALAGLGAVSTKAQAQEYPTRPITMIVPFAAGGPTDVIARIVASDMSKTLGQQIIIENVVGAGGTTGATRAAKAANDGYTIITGHMGTHAAAVPLYPKLAYHPEKDFEPVALLAGTPILILSKKDFAPKDLKEFVTYVKANNEKLNMAHAGVGSVSYSSCELLSSVLDIKPIGVPFNGTGPAMNALVGGQVDYMCDQIVNAVPQIKGGTIKAYAIATPERNPSLPDVPTTKEAGLEKYQASAWNAIFAPKGTPAAITAKLNAAAAKALDDENVKKRLLDLGSDIPKPEARTQASLGTLVKDEVAKWSAVLKPAQ; encoded by the coding sequence ATGAAGTCATTTAACCGCATGCTTGCGATCGGTGGCCTGGCGGCGCTCGCCGGTCTCGGCGCTGTTTCGACCAAGGCGCAGGCACAGGAATATCCGACCCGCCCGATCACCATGATCGTGCCTTTCGCCGCAGGTGGCCCGACCGACGTGATCGCGCGCATCGTGGCGTCCGACATGTCGAAGACGCTGGGCCAGCAGATCATCATCGAGAACGTTGTCGGCGCCGGCGGTACCACGGGCGCGACCCGCGCTGCCAAGGCCGCCAATGACGGCTACACCATCATCACTGGTCACATGGGCACCCATGCCGCCGCGGTGCCGCTGTATCCGAAGCTCGCTTATCATCCGGAGAAGGACTTCGAGCCCGTCGCGCTGCTGGCCGGCACGCCGATCCTCATCCTGTCAAAGAAGGATTTTGCGCCGAAGGACCTCAAGGAATTCGTCACCTATGTGAAGGCGAATAACGAGAAGCTGAACATGGCCCATGCCGGCGTCGGCTCGGTGTCCTACTCGTCGTGCGAACTGCTGTCGTCGGTGCTCGACATCAAGCCGATCGGCGTGCCGTTCAACGGCACCGGCCCCGCGATGAACGCGCTGGTCGGTGGCCAGGTCGATTACATGTGCGACCAGATCGTCAATGCCGTTCCGCAGATCAAGGGCGGCACCATCAAGGCCTATGCGATCGCAACGCCTGAGCGCAATCCGTCGCTGCCGGACGTCCCGACGACGAAGGAAGCCGGCCTCGAGAAGTATCAGGCCTCGGCCTGGAATGCGATCTTCGCACCCAAGGGCACGCCTGCTGCGATCACCGCCAAGCTGAATGCCGCCGCGGCGAAGGCGCTGGACGACGAGAACGTGAAGAAGCGCCTCCTCGACCTCGGCTCGGACATTCCGAAGCCGGAAGCCCGCACCCAGGCTTCCCTCGGCACCCTGGTGAAGGACGAAGTCGCCAAATGGTCGGCCGTTCTGAAGCCCGCCCAGTAA
- a CDS encoding thymidylate synthase, translating into MNQYHDLLERILSDGVEKHDRTGTGTLSVFGHQMRFKLNDGFPVLTTKKLSLKAIIHELLWFLAGDTNIKYLKDHGVSIWDEWADANGDLGPVYGSQWRSWPAPDGRSIDQIADVVDMIRRNPDSRRLIVSAWNPAEIGKMALPPCHCLFQFYVANGKLSCQLYQRSADVFLGVPFNIASYSLLTMMIAQVTGLKPGDFVHTLGDAHLYSNHLDQARLQLTRETRKLPVMKVNPDVKDIFAFRYEDFALEGYDPHPHIKAEVAV; encoded by the coding sequence ATGAACCAGTATCACGACCTGCTCGAACGCATCCTCAGCGACGGTGTGGAGAAACACGACCGTACCGGCACCGGCACGCTGTCCGTGTTCGGCCACCAGATGCGCTTCAAGCTCAACGACGGTTTTCCCGTCCTGACCACCAAGAAGCTGTCGCTGAAGGCGATCATTCACGAACTGCTCTGGTTCCTCGCGGGCGACACCAATATCAAATATCTCAAGGACCACGGCGTCTCGATCTGGGACGAATGGGCTGACGCCAATGGCGACCTCGGGCCCGTCTATGGCTCGCAGTGGCGCTCCTGGCCGGCGCCCGATGGCCGCAGCATCGATCAGATCGCTGATGTCGTCGATATGATCAGGCGCAATCCGGATTCGCGCCGGCTGATCGTCTCCGCGTGGAATCCCGCCGAGATCGGGAAGATGGCGCTGCCGCCGTGCCATTGTCTGTTCCAGTTCTATGTCGCCAACGGAAAGCTGTCGTGCCAGCTCTACCAGCGCTCGGCGGACGTGTTTCTGGGCGTGCCCTTCAACATCGCATCCTACTCACTATTGACGATGATGATCGCGCAGGTCACCGGCCTCAAGCCCGGCGATTTCGTGCATACGCTCGGCGACGCGCATCTCTATTCCAATCACCTCGACCAAGCGCGCCTGCAGCTCACGCGCGAAACGCGAAAACTGCCGGTAATGAAGGTCAATCCGGATGTGAAGGACATCTTCGCCTTCCGCTACGAAGACTTCGCACTCGAAGGCTACGACCCGCATCCGCACATCAAGGCCGAGGTCGCGGTGTGA
- a CDS encoding dihydrofolate reductase has protein sequence MTAKVSLEIVLVYAIAENGVIGNGNAIPWRLKSDMQRFKALTIGKPIVMGRKTFESFPRRPLPGRTNILITRNADYTADGAVVVTSLDAARAAATGDALRRGGSEIAIIGGAEIYTLWMPHADRLEVTEVHANPVGDTTMPAVDLAIWEETMRVRHPAAGEDSVDFSYVTYCRRAVR, from the coding sequence GTGACCGCGAAGGTCTCGCTCGAAATCGTCCTCGTTTACGCCATCGCTGAAAACGGCGTCATCGGCAATGGCAACGCGATCCCGTGGCGGCTGAAGTCCGACATGCAGCGTTTCAAGGCGCTGACCATCGGAAAGCCCATCGTCATGGGCCGCAAGACTTTCGAGTCGTTCCCGCGTCGGCCTTTGCCGGGGCGCACCAATATCTTGATCACGCGCAATGCCGATTACACGGCCGACGGGGCGGTGGTCGTCACATCGCTCGATGCTGCGCGCGCGGCCGCGACCGGCGATGCGTTGCGGCGTGGGGGCAGCGAGATCGCCATTATCGGCGGCGCCGAGATTTACACGCTATGGATGCCGCATGCCGATCGCCTGGAGGTCACCGAGGTACATGCCAACCCGGTCGGCGATACCACGATGCCGGCGGTCGATCTTGCGATCTGGGAAGAAACGATGCGCGTTCGGCACCCGGCGGCCGGCGAGGACAGCGTCGATTTCTCCTATGTGACATATTGCCGGAGAGCGGTCCGTTAA
- the hflK gene encoding FtsH protease activity modulator HflK, with protein MSWKNQGGGPWGPGPKGPWGSGPQSSGPRPPDLEDLLRKGQDRLQSMLPGGFISGMGITLVLIVALAVWGLSGFFRVQSEELGVVLRFGKHVRTVQPGLNYHLPYPIETVLLPKALRVSTLSVGMSILEDSGRRGRTVRDVPEESLMLTGDENIVDVDFTVLWRIKPDGVGNFLFNIQNPEGTVKAVAESVMREVVGRADIQPILTGARTTTESRVQELMQKTLDGYGAGVLVQQVQLQKVDPPAQVIDAFRDVQAAQADAQRLQNEAQTYTNRIVPDARGRAAQILQVAEGYREQAIAEAKGQSDRFLKVYEEYKKAPDVTRQRLYLETMEKILHGAEKLISDPGQGAGSQGVVPYLPLNELTPRRQPPATSGQPQQSGVTR; from the coding sequence ATGTCGTGGAAGAATCAAGGCGGAGGCCCGTGGGGTCCCGGCCCGAAAGGACCCTGGGGATCGGGTCCGCAATCGTCCGGACCGAGGCCGCCTGATCTTGAGGATCTTCTGCGCAAGGGGCAGGACCGTCTGCAGTCGATGCTCCCCGGCGGGTTCATCAGCGGCATGGGCATCACGCTCGTCCTGATCGTCGCGCTGGCGGTGTGGGGGCTGTCCGGCTTCTTCCGCGTGCAGTCCGAAGAACTCGGCGTCGTGCTACGCTTCGGCAAGCATGTCCGCACCGTTCAGCCAGGTCTGAATTATCACCTGCCATATCCAATCGAGACCGTGCTGCTGCCGAAGGCGCTGCGTGTGTCGACGCTGTCGGTCGGCATGTCGATCCTCGAGGATAGCGGTCGCCGTGGCCGCACCGTGCGTGACGTGCCGGAAGAGAGCCTGATGCTCACCGGTGACGAAAACATCGTCGATGTGGATTTCACCGTCCTCTGGCGCATCAAGCCGGATGGCGTGGGCAACTTCCTGTTCAACATCCAGAACCCGGAAGGCACCGTGAAGGCGGTTGCCGAGAGCGTGATGCGTGAAGTCGTCGGCCGCGCTGACATCCAGCCGATCCTGACCGGCGCGCGCACCACCACGGAAAGCCGGGTGCAGGAACTGATGCAGAAGACGCTCGACGGCTATGGCGCCGGCGTGCTGGTCCAGCAGGTGCAGCTGCAGAAGGTCGATCCGCCCGCACAGGTCATCGACGCGTTCCGTGACGTCCAGGCGGCGCAGGCCGACGCCCAGCGTCTGCAGAACGAAGCGCAGACCTATACCAACCGCATCGTCCCCGATGCGCGCGGTCGTGCTGCACAGATCCTGCAGGTTGCCGAAGGTTATCGCGAACAGGCGATTGCCGAAGCCAAGGGTCAGAGCGACCGCTTCCTGAAAGTTTATGAAGAGTACAAGAAGGCGCCGGACGTGACCCGTCAGCGTCTCTATCTCGAAACCATGGAAAAGATCCTCCATGGCGCCGAGAAGCTGATCAGCGATCCCGGCCAGGGCGCAGGCTCGCAGGGCGTTGTGCCTTATCTTCCCTTGAATGAACTGACGCCGCGCCGTCAGCCACCGGCGACATCTGGTCAGCCTCAGCAGAGTGGGGTCACCCGATGA
- the hflC gene encoding protease modulator HflC, protein MKTGISGIVALIVILVLVILGFGSLYTVQQTQQALVVRLGEPIRVVTDPGLNFKVPFIDSVITIDKRILDLENPAQEVIANDQRRLVVDAFARYRIKNALRFYQSIGTIQAANIQLTTLLNAAMRRVLGEVNFLQIVRDDREGLMNKIRDQLDREADGYGIQVIDVRIRRADLPDANSQAVYQRMQTERQREAAEFRAQGGQKAQEIRSKADREATVIIADANGQAESIRGSGDGERNRLFAEAYNKDADFFAFYRSMTAYENGLKQGDTRYLLRPDSEFFRFFANPSGKPAAAKP, encoded by the coding sequence ATGAAAACCGGTATCTCAGGTATCGTCGCACTGATCGTCATATTGGTGCTGGTCATCCTCGGCTTCGGCTCGCTCTACACGGTGCAGCAGACGCAGCAGGCCCTCGTGGTTCGCCTTGGTGAGCCCATCCGCGTGGTCACCGATCCGGGCCTGAACTTCAAGGTCCCGTTCATCGACAGCGTGATCACCATCGACAAGCGCATTCTCGATCTTGAGAACCCCGCGCAGGAAGTCATCGCCAACGACCAGCGTCGTTTGGTGGTGGATGCCTTCGCGCGCTATCGCATCAAGAACGCGCTGCGCTTCTATCAGAGCATCGGCACCATCCAGGCGGCCAACATCCAGCTGACGACGCTGCTCAACGCGGCGATGCGCCGTGTGCTCGGCGAGGTCAACTTCCTGCAGATCGTTCGTGACGACCGCGAAGGCCTGATGAACAAGATCCGCGATCAGCTCGACCGCGAGGCCGACGGTTACGGCATTCAGGTGATCGACGTGCGTATCCGCCGCGCCGATCTGCCCGATGCCAACAGCCAGGCGGTCTATCAGCGCATGCAGACCGAACGTCAGCGCGAAGCGGCCGAGTTCCGTGCGCAGGGTGGCCAGAAGGCTCAGGAAATCCGCTCCAAGGCGGATCGTGAGGCGACGGTCATCATCGCAGATGCGAATGGACAGGCTGAGTCGATCCGGGGCTCCGGCGACGGCGAGCGCAACCGTCTGTTCGCTGAGGCCTACAACAAGGATGCCGACTTCTTCGCCTTCTACCGGTCGATGACGGCCTATGAGAACGGCCTGAAGCAGGGCGACACCCGTTACCTGCTACGGCCGGATTCGGAGTTCTTCCGCTTCTTCGCCAATCCATCGGGCAAGCCTGCCGCGGCGAAGCCATAA
- a CDS encoding DUF2065 domain-containing protein, translating into MGSIAFADFLIGLGILLVFEGILFLAFPSWMRRAMKSALASPDNILRLAGIISAVGGLILIWFIRR; encoded by the coding sequence GTGGGGTCCATAGCGTTCGCCGACTTCCTCATCGGCCTCGGAATTCTGCTCGTGTTCGAGGGCATCCTGTTCCTGGCATTCCCGAGCTGGATGCGCCGCGCCATGAAGAGCGCGCTGGCCTCGCCCGACAACATCCTGCGCCTCGCCGGTATTATCTCGGCGGTCGGCGGCCTGATCCTGATCTGGTTCATAAGGCGCTGA